From the genome of Cedecea lapagei, one region includes:
- a CDS encoding protein-L-isoaspartate(D-aspartate) O-methyltransferase: MVSRRVQTLLDQLRAQGIKDEQVLEAIAQVPREKFVDEAFEHKAWENTALPIGSGQTISQPYMVARMTELLELTPRSKVLEIGTGSGYQTAILAHLVGHVCSVERIKGLQWHARRRLKQLDLHNISTRHGDGWQGWQAKAPFDAIIVTAAPPEIPTALLSQLNEGGILVLPVGDDQQFLKRVRRHGDEFSIDTVEAVRFVPLVRGELA, translated from the coding sequence ATGGTAAGCAGACGCGTACAAACCCTTCTCGATCAGCTTCGTGCCCAGGGCATCAAGGATGAACAGGTGCTTGAGGCTATCGCGCAGGTACCGCGCGAGAAGTTTGTCGACGAAGCGTTTGAACACAAAGCCTGGGAAAATACCGCGTTACCTATTGGCTCTGGTCAGACTATCTCCCAGCCGTATATGGTGGCGAGGATGACCGAGCTGCTGGAGCTGACGCCCCGGTCGAAAGTGCTGGAGATTGGCACCGGCAGCGGCTATCAGACAGCGATTCTGGCGCATCTGGTGGGGCACGTTTGCTCCGTTGAGCGGATCAAAGGGCTGCAGTGGCACGCCAGGCGCCGCCTGAAGCAGCTCGACCTGCACAATATTTCGACCCGTCACGGCGATGGCTGGCAGGGCTGGCAGGCGAAGGCCCCGTTTGACGCTATCATTGTGACGGCGGCACCGCCGGAAATTCCAACTGCGCTGCTGTCGCAGCTGAACGAAGGCGGCATTCTTGTTTTACCCGTGGGCGACGACCAGCAGTTTTTAAAACGCGTCCGTCGCCACGGAGACGAATTCTCAATCGACACGGTAGAAGCTGTACGCTTTGTGCCCTTAGTGCGCGGCGAATTAGCATAA
- the nlpD gene encoding murein hydrolase activator NlpD, protein MSAGSPTFTLRRAAMLTLTSLWLAGCTSNNNTQAPISSVGGNGNASGSSSGSLLVTKPPTMSAPVQQPQIQPVQPVQQPQIQPARQPQAQAVVSEPVRTENGRIVYNRQYGNIPKGSYAGGSTYTVKRGDTLFYIAWITGNDFRDLAQRNNVAAPYGLEVGQTLQVGNASGTPITGENAVTAADARAQGVATPTAQNSTTVVASKPTITYSEDSGEQSATKMLPGNKPAATVVTAPVTAPVVSSTEPTVSSTSNSSPISTWRWPTDGKIIENFAATEGGNKGIDIAGSKGQAIIATAAGRVVYAGNALRGYGNLIIIKHNDDYLSAYAHNDTMLVREQEEVKAGQKIATMGSTGTSSTRLHFEIRYKGKSVNPLRYLPQR, encoded by the coding sequence ATGAGCGCGGGAAGCCCAACTTTCACTTTACGCCGGGCGGCAATGCTGACGCTAACCAGCCTTTGGCTGGCAGGCTGTACAAGCAATAATAACACCCAGGCACCTATTAGTTCGGTTGGCGGCAACGGCAATGCTTCTGGCTCCTCATCCGGCAGCCTGCTGGTAACTAAGCCACCGACAATGTCTGCCCCGGTTCAACAGCCGCAGATCCAACCGGTTCAACCCGTCCAGCAGCCGCAGATTCAGCCTGCTCGTCAGCCTCAGGCTCAGGCCGTTGTTTCCGAGCCGGTGCGCACGGAAAATGGTCGCATTGTCTACAATCGGCAGTATGGGAACATTCCTAAAGGCAGCTATGCGGGCGGCAGTACCTACACCGTTAAACGCGGCGATACCCTGTTCTACATTGCGTGGATTACCGGGAACGACTTCCGTGACCTGGCGCAGCGCAATAACGTAGCGGCTCCTTACGGCCTTGAGGTTGGGCAAACTCTGCAGGTCGGGAACGCCTCCGGGACGCCAATTACCGGTGAGAATGCGGTGACCGCAGCGGATGCTCGCGCGCAGGGCGTGGCGACGCCAACTGCACAAAACTCCACCACGGTGGTTGCTTCTAAACCGACAATTACGTATTCTGAGGATTCAGGTGAACAGAGTGCTACTAAAATGTTACCAGGCAATAAGCCAGCTGCGACTGTCGTCACAGCACCGGTAACGGCACCTGTGGTTAGCTCTACCGAACCTACCGTCAGCAGTACGTCTAACAGCTCGCCAATCTCTACCTGGCGCTGGCCGACCGACGGTAAGATCATCGAAAACTTTGCGGCAACCGAAGGGGGCAACAAAGGTATCGATATCGCCGGCAGTAAAGGACAGGCAATTATCGCGACCGCCGCAGGGCGTGTGGTATATGCCGGTAACGCACTGCGCGGTTACGGTAATCTAATCATCATCAAACATAACGATGATTATCTGAGTGCCTACGCCCATAACGATACAATGCTGGTCCGGGAACAAGAAGAAGTTAAGGCGGGGCAAAAAATAGCTACCATGGGTAGCACCGGAACCAGTTCTACACGATTGCATTTTGAAATTCGTTACAAGGGGAAATCCGTAAAC